TATTTTTCTTCGCTCACTGGAACTTATATAGAAAATTTAACCCCATCAACCACTTACCAAGTTAGAGCTAAAATTACTGATCGCGCTGGTAATATTGGCTATTCTCAAAATTATACTTTTACCACACCTAGCACTGCCCAAGCGCCCTTGCTATCTGCCGGCCCAAGTGTCACAAGCAGTAAAGCCCTACCAGCAACTTCAGTTGCCGTAAGCTGGGAAACAAATATTCCTTGTGCTGGAACACTTTATTATGATACCGGCGCTACCTTTGGTAGTTCTGTCAGAAGCGACGTTACTGCCACCAACCATAACGCAGTTATAACTGGCCTTAGCTCTGGAATAACCTACCTTTATAAATTTACTTGCGCCACTACCGATAAAAAATTTGAAAGCGATAATTATATATTTATAGCAACTAGCTCTTCTTCATCATTAATAAATAATCTTTCTTTGGCAAGTATTATAGAAACACTTAAGGGAATAGTAGAAAAAATAATTACTCTAGCAAAAGAGTAAATTAAAAAATATTTAAGCTAAAAAACTTCTCTGATACAAATCGGAGAAGTTTTTTAAATGTGTCTACAAATTAGGTTCTATCAACGCCGCTATGCGCAAAACTTCTTTGGAATAAAAATTACAAATATATTTAGTGCAATTGGGACTGCCCGAAATATAAGCCTTAGCCGCCCTAAGTTCTTTGTCTCGCGTTTTAGCCGTAGCGCCAGCATCAGCTAAATAAAGCGCGGAGCCTGTAAAAGCGTCTTCCACCCGCCAAGGGTCGGGCGGGTTATGCCCTGTTAAACTAGCCACTCTATCTTCAAAAAGAAGCCAAGTGGAAGGTAAAAATTGAGCCGGCCCCATAGCACCGCCACAACCATAATTAGGCTTTCTGGAAACTGCCATCTTGTCGGGATCATAACCTAGTTTGGATGTGATTTGCATAAAAGCATTCTTTTGTTTTTCGGCAGAACTTGGTTTGCCTAAATTTATATAACACTGATACAAATCTACTCGCCAATCTCCATTGCCTGTATGGCTACCCGCGGTTATAATCCCTTCTTCGTACCTTCGGCCTGTTTCAACTTCTAACAAACCCAAAAGAAAAGCTGTGCGTATGCCAGCCCGTTTGGCCGCCAAAGTAGCATATTTAACTGCGTCTTCGGCTGTAACACCAGCTTTGCCCAAATACTGAATTTGATTTCTGATAGCGGCAATATCTTTTTTCTTGGCTTGTATAATTTTTTGATAATTAGATTCTTGGCCTTTAGTTTGCGTCAGTAATTGATTTTTTTGCCCTTTTTGAGTAGAAACATTTTGTTTTTGAATTTGCGCTAACGCTCTTAAAGACAAAAGTTCTTCTCTTTTGTCTTCTAACTCATCTTTTTCTTTTTGTAACTGCTCTTTTAAAATATGTAAATCATCTAAAGATTGGTTAACATCTTTTTGCACGTTGGCTAAAGCCGAAGCTTCTTCGAAAAACTGGGCTAAATCTTTTTTAACTAACAAAATTTCCACCAAAGACAAGCTGTCTTTTTTATATATTGTCCTTAAATATTCAGATAAAGATTTTTTCTGTTTACTTGTTCTAGCTTCAGCCTCTTTTATACTTTCTATGCGCAAAGCAATATTGCTCTCTGTTTGCCTAACAGAAAGATTTAAGCCTTTTATAGTAAGCTCCGTTTGCTTAATTTGATTATCTAGTTTGGCAACTTCGTTCTGCAAACTGTTTTTCCTGCCTTGTATTTGAACAAGATCCTTGTCTAAACCTGCAATCTCGTTTTCAATGGCCGATATTTGAGATTCCCACAAAGCTTTTTGACCAGCATCTTGAGCCAAAACAAACCCCTCGAATAAACTCGGAGCAAAGCTAGAACTTATAAAAAGCAAACCAAAAACAGCGCATGTGATAGTAAATATGTGCTTTCTTAACATTGATTATATTTTAACACAACATATAAAAAACCAGCTGAAAATTTTAGCGCGGTTCTGCGAATGAGCGGGCATGGTTTCCCCGACCTTGCGTCGGGGAAGAGCGAGTGAGCAGTACCAATGAGCGAGCTCGCTGGGCGAGCGAATGATAGCAAAAATTATTCAGCTGGTTTTTTACTTTCTTGAGAATCAGCTTCAGCCGCCGGAGTTTCCTGTTTAACCACGCCTTCAACTTTAGTAACATCTTCCACCACATCGCCCTTCAAAGATTCTAATTCTTCTTCAGTACGGGGTGGGATGACAGAAGCCAAAATAGTTTCGCTATTATCTAATATTTTAACGCCGGCCGGAATTTTAAGATCGGCTATTTTAATATGGTCTTCAAAAGTTTTTATAAACGAAATATCAACTTCAATATTATGTGGTAAATTTTGGGGTAAAGCTTCTACTTCTACGTGCTGTATACCTCTAATTAAAGTACCATTAAGTTCTTTAACTGCTGGCGAATCGCCCACAAACAAAAGTGGAATTTCGGCCTTAATTTTTCTATCTAAACTAACTTCTAAAAAATCAACATGCGTAAGATTATCTTTTACAGGATCTCTTTGTACGTCGTGAATTAAAACGTGTTTAGGTTTGCCTGCCCCGAGCGAAGTCGAGGGGTCACCCTCAATAGTTAGTTCTAAAAGAGTACTTTCTCCAGCTTTTTGGAGAACTTTTTCTAATATAGGAGCTTCAATAAAAACATTTGTATTTTTAACGCCACGACCATAAACCACACCCGGTACAAAACCATCTTGGCGTAATTGATTTACACCTCCTTTTTCTCTTATTTTTACTTTAATAGTATTAGACATAGTGATAGTTTGACTGAATCCCTACCTCTTTATGAGATAAAAAAACAGCCTTTTCAGCTGGGCTTAGCTTAGCATTGACCCCAACAAAAATCAACGGGTTCATCAATATACATTATATACAGCTAAAAGCCTATCTAAGTAGGTTTTTTCTTCCTAGCAAACTCGTAAAGTGGTCCAATTAACATCCCCCACGAAAAACCCCAAACCATTTCGGTAAGTGGAATGTTTCTTATGATTCTTATATCTAAACCAGATTCATATAATAACCATCCTCTTCTAAGTAACTCATCAACATTTAGAACAAGCAAAGATAGTAAAAAATAAGAAAGGAACATAATACACATAACACCGACACCGCTAAATATAGAATCCAGTAGTAAATCTTTTCTCTGGCTAACTATTAACACTGTACCTAAAATAGCGGCGATTGAGGTAGAAAAAATAGAATCAACTCCAATTTTAAATAACAGATACGAAACAACCGAAACGGTTATTAAGATCGCAACCAAGCTTGTTTTATAATTTATTTTTTTAATTCTTCTTAGGTGTTTTCTAAAAATAGCTTCATATATTACAGAACCTATCCCGCCTACCAAAAAACAAAACAATAAATCCTCAAAAAATATCTTTACAGGGCCTATATTAGTGAACAAAATACTTTCTGGCTTCCAGTAATCTATAAAATATAACATTTCTGAAATAGGTCCAACAGGAGCAAGTAAAAAACTCATAACAAGCTGTTCAAATCTAGTTCGTTTGCTAAATATAAAAAATAAAACCCATATAACAATAAACGGGATAGTAAGAACTAGATAAGCATATTTAAACTCGAGTACCATCAATATAAATTCTACTGTTTAATTTACACTCTGTCCAACACCCAATTCTGTCCAACACCAGGTGTTGGACAGAATATGATAGAATATAAGTATGATTCGAAAACATCTTTTTGCGCCTGGTGAATATTATCATATTTATAGTCGCGGTACAGACAAAAGAAATATATTCCTCAATAGCGATGATTATTGGAGATTTATGACCGCACTTATAATATTTCAGGGTAATGTCCACATACCCCAAGTTTCCAGATTAGTGCCGTTTGTCAAACACCAGATGTTTGACAAAGAGGAGTTTAAAGAGATTTTAGAAAAAAAGACCATTGATTTGGTTTCTTTTTGTTTGATGTCAAATCACTATCATTTACTTTTGAAAGAAAACTTAGAAAATGGGATATCAAATTTTATGCAACGTTTAGGCAACAGTTATACAAAATATTTCAACCTAAAATATCAACGAACGGGGCACCTTTTTGGGAGTGTATTTCAATCAAGACATATTAAAAAAGACAAATATTTAAAACATCTATCAGCTTACATTCATGTCAATCCTTCTGAAATCTATAGTTGGAATAAAAAAGAAACAGTATATCCTTGGTCAAGTTTTCAAGACTACGTTGGAAAGAATCGCTGGTCTGAATTTTTGTGTCCATCAATAGTTTTGGATCAGTTCAAAAACAGCAAAGACTACCAAAAATATGCTCTGGAAAGCGGCGCTAAGAGTAAACCTATTCAAGATATTTTTATAGACTAAACTGTCCAACACCTAATCTGTCCAACACCAGGTGTTGGACAGATTTCAGACCTTACTGATACTCCCAAAAAGCCTTAACTTCTGCCTTACCAACTCTTTGATGTTACCTACGACCTCTTTTTCTAAACGATAAAGCGCGTATTCGCTAGGATTAGACTTGAGTTGCCTCTCCAACCCTTTTCTAAAAAGCACTCTTAATTCGGTGCTGATATGAATGTTGCTTATGCCCAAAGATATAGCTTTTTTAATATCGGCATCGGGTATGCCAGAACCCGCGTGCAAAACCAAACTAACATGCTTAGGCACAACTTTTCTTATGTCTTCTAAAATTTCAAAATCCAGTTCTGGCTCGTCAATATTTATACCGTGGACGTTGCCTATAACAATCGCCAACCGATCCACCCCAGTTTCATTAACAAACTTTAAAGCTTCTTCGGGCTTAGTATAGTCTTCGGGCGTAACAGCTATTTTTTTGCCAGTTAATTGGGAGTCGCCTTTTAAATAACCTAGCTCACCTTCCACCGAAATATCTTTATTTTTACTTTTAGCGTACCTCACCGCCCTTCTAGTTTCATTTATATTTTCTTTCAAAGATAAATTTGAGCCATCAAAATGCACAGAATCGTAACCCGCCTCCACCGCTTCAAAAATAGCCTCAACCGATTTAGTATGATCCGCATTTAAAAATATATTCGGCCAATCTTCTTGGTAGGATTTTATTAAAGACACCGCGCTTTTTAAACCCAGCCATGCTCTTTCGCCTTCGGAAGTTCCAATCATAACAGGCGAACCTGCCTCCCTAGCCGCCTCCACCACGGCTTTAAGCAATTCTAAATTAGAGACATTAAAATGCCCTATAGCCCAATGATCTTTATTTGCTTGATTAAAAAAATTTTTTAAAATCATCAAAATTATAGAAAATTATCATTCCGAGCAACATTATGGAGAATAGTTTTTATATAAATAGAGAGGCTCCATATCGCTTGCGAGGGATGATAATTTTCGCAAAAAACAATATTCAAAAAACTACAAAATAATATATCCTTTATCAAACCCGTCCAAAACTAATTTTTCTAGCTTTTCTTCCCCACCTGAATATTCAGCAAAAATCTTGGTCCACATGGCCTCACGTTGATGATAAGTTAAAGCTTCTTTTTTCCCTTCCATAAAAGAAACCAAGGACATGGCATTATCTTCTAAGTCAAAACTTACAACTTCTTCACCGCTAACCCCTTGAAAAAGTCCGCCAACCCAATCCAAATTCCACCATAAACTTAAATCCACCTTGCCTCCTGTCTTTTCCGATATACCAACCAAATCCCTCTCGCCTTTGGCCCAATGAATAGATTCCGGGTTAACTCTGGGCTGGAAAAGGCGCGGATCTTGAGAATTTTCTTTAACTAAATAACGCTGAACAATAAGCCAAGCATTTTTTTCTTTTATATCCATAACTTCTTTAACATCTCCTCTTAAGAGCGATTTAAACTTTTCCGCAAAATTTGCTTCGGTAGAATATTTTTTAAAAAGTTTTGAATAAAATTCTATTTCGTGGAAATAATGCAAGAGCAAGGCAAAGTCTCTTAAAAATTTTCCCGGCACATCCATAGTTATGGGGTTCAAAAAAATAACCCCAAACTCTTTTAAATGGCTAACATTATGATGTTTCTTTTCTATAAATTTCTTGGCAATATCGTGCCACTTCGGGCTTAATACCTTAACTTCTATATCTCTTTCTTCAAAATCCGCCTCGGTAAAATTACTATAGGCTTCCTCAAAAGTTTTATGCATCCATTCATTATTTTCTACAAATCTTAAAGCACTAAAAGCCTCTAGCAGATTTTCTTTTTCAAAAATTTCTTCTACCGTAGCATAGCCTAAATAGTTTAAAAGATTTTCGGGTTTTCGTTTTAAAAATATTTCCTTTATAAAATCTTTCTTTAAAAAAAAGCCTTTACCCACCTTAACCAAGGATCTTGAAAGATTGGCCGCTTTTTCAAATTCGTTTGCACCCTCAACAGTATTTAAAAATTCCAAAAAATCTTTTTCGTTTTGAAAAATAGCTTTCTGCAAAGTGCCCCGAGTATGATCAGCACTTCTGTCGTCGCCTGTGTTTAGTTTCTTTATTGTTTCTTCAATTATTTTTTCGTTCTCGTTACACAGCCTTTCTATAATACCGGTTTTGCCTGTAGATTCCCGTAAAGAAAGTTCTAAATTTTCTAATGTTTTTTCGGTTATGCCAAGAATTCTAGCTATTTTTTGATTGGGCGTCATAATTAATTTAAGATTATCTAACTTTCACTTTAAAATCTTGCCATCTTTTGTCATTTATAAATTGATCTTTCGTCAGTATACCATCTTTGGCGCCCAGTCTTTCCACCACGCCTGTAGCATTAGCGCTAGCTAACCTTATAGCATATTGAATATCATTTTTTTCTATTAAACCCGCCACAAACCCCGAACCAAAAGCATCACCGGCTCCAGTTCTATCCACAACATTTTGATTTTTAAATATGCCAGATTCAAAAATACTTTTACCGTCAGAAATCAAAGCACCTTTGTGGCCATCGGTTAAAACAACAATTCCACTTACGTATTCATCCAGCGTTTTAAATATTTTATCCTCTTTTTTATAATCTAGCCCAGTTAAATACGCGCCTTCTTCTCTGTTTATTAATAAAACATCTAACTTTTTTAAAACCTCGCCTAAACCATCGAGACCCATTTTAATTTCTGATTTTGACGGGTTGTAGGCAACCTGGGTGTTTGTTTCTTTGGCTTTATTTAAAATTAAATTCAAAACATCTAGCGGCATAGCACCCGCCATATAAAACCATTTAGCATTTAATGTTCTTAAATTAACATCATCCGGTTTAAAATGTTCCGAGGCGCCCCGATAAACCAAAATAGTTCGCTCGCCGTTGGGCGATAATAATAAAATAGAATATGCAGTTTTATAATCGTCATTTTCTATAACAAAGTTGGTTCCGACTCCTTCAGACTTTAAATTTTGCAAAACTTCTCTGCCAGAAACATCATTGCCTATTTTACAAACACAAGCTGTGTTTAATCCTTGCCTACTAAAAGTAACAGCGGCATTGGTTGCGCCGCCGCCTGTAGCAAAAACGATATCATCTATATCTATTTTTTCGCCTAACGGTAAACACAAAACCTCACCCGTTAAAAACTTAAACGAGGAAGCTCTTTTAAATTCATGGCTTCTGACAAAAGCATCGCGTGTGGCCGTGCCAATGGTAATCACATCGTACATACCTTAATTTTAACAAATAAAAAGAAAAAGGTCAGTCTTTTATAAGACCGACCCATATTAATTGCGTTCTTCGTGAACAGTTTAACTAGGAAGTATTTATAAGAACAGCAGAAGGCTCGTTAAAACCCCGAGAACCTTCAATGCTACCAGGACTCCACCGCCACCTCTTACCACTCCAAAAAAGAAACACTGTGTATAGGCGGCCATCTGGACCATAAAGTTCAGTGCCATCAAAAGAAACAAACAAAGTACGGCCATCAACCTTATTTTTC
This genomic stretch from bacterium harbors:
- a CDS encoding 50S ribosomal protein L25 gives rise to the protein MSNTIKVKIREKGGVNQLRQDGFVPGVVYGRGVKNTNVFIEAPILEKVLQKAGESTLLELTIEGDPSTSLGAGKPKHVLIHDVQRDPVKDNLTHVDFLEVSLDRKIKAEIPLLFVGDSPAVKELNGTLIRGIQHVEVEALPQNLPHNIEVDISFIKTFEDHIKIADLKIPAGVKILDNSETILASVIPPRTEEELESLKGDVVEDVTKVEGVVKQETPAAEADSQESKKPAE
- a CDS encoding lycopene cyclase domain-containing protein, yielding MVLEFKYAYLVLTIPFIVIWVLFFIFSKRTRFEQLVMSFLLAPVGPISEMLYFIDYWKPESILFTNIGPVKIFFEDLLFCFLVGGIGSVIYEAIFRKHLRRIKKINYKTSLVAILITVSVVSYLLFKIGVDSIFSTSIAAILGTVLIVSQRKDLLLDSIFSGVGVMCIMFLSYFLLSLLVLNVDELLRRGWLLYESGLDIRIIRNIPLTEMVWGFSWGMLIGPLYEFARKKKPT
- a CDS encoding transposase; protein product: MIRKHLFAPGEYYHIYSRGTDKRNIFLNSDDYWRFMTALIIFQGNVHIPQVSRLVPFVKHQMFDKEEFKEILEKKTIDLVSFCLMSNHYHLLLKENLENGISNFMQRLGNSYTKYFNLKYQRTGHLFGSVFQSRHIKKDKYLKHLSAYIHVNPSEIYSWNKKETVYPWSSFQDYVGKNRWSEFLCPSIVLDQFKNSKDYQKYALESGAKSKPIQDIFID
- a CDS encoding class II fructose-bisphosphate aldolase, which produces MILKNFFNQANKDHWAIGHFNVSNLELLKAVVEAAREAGSPVMIGTSEGERAWLGLKSAVSLIKSYQEDWPNIFLNADHTKSVEAIFEAVEAGYDSVHFDGSNLSLKENINETRRAVRYAKSKNKDISVEGELGYLKGDSQLTGKKIAVTPEDYTKPEEALKFVNETGVDRLAIVIGNVHGINIDEPELDFEILEDIRKVVPKHVSLVLHAGSGIPDADIKKAISLGISNIHISTELRVLFRKGLERQLKSNPSEYALYRLEKEVVGNIKELVRQKLRLFGSISKV
- a CDS encoding carbohydrate kinase family protein gives rise to the protein MYDVITIGTATRDAFVRSHEFKRASSFKFLTGEVLCLPLGEKIDIDDIVFATGGGATNAAVTFSRQGLNTACVCKIGNDVSGREVLQNLKSEGVGTNFVIENDDYKTAYSILLLSPNGERTILVYRGASEHFKPDDVNLRTLNAKWFYMAGAMPLDVLNLILNKAKETNTQVAYNPSKSEIKMGLDGLGEVLKKLDVLLINREEGAYLTGLDYKKEDKIFKTLDEYVSGIVVLTDGHKGALISDGKSIFESGIFKNQNVVDRTGAGDAFGSGFVAGLIEKNDIQYAIRLASANATGVVERLGAKDGILTKDQFINDKRWQDFKVKVR